ATTATTTTTTATTAATATATTCTGCTATGATTCTTGAAAGATATATGCCTGTTGTTTTTGCTTCGTCAAGAGTATTAACCTGTGAGCCTACTTCTATAAGTACAATATTGCCGTTCTTGTGCTGATTAAATCTTGTACCTTTGCGATGATAGTAAAGTCCCATATCTGCACCATTTCCAGGCTTGATAAGACCTGGAAATAAGGATTGAGATATGCTTGAAAGTTTTTTGCTCACCGCTATATTCTTATCTTTGTTTGGATTACCAATTCCTATAACAAACATGAACTTAGCTAAGCTATCATTATTCATTTTAGCTGTCATAGCAGCCTTATTATCTACTGAATCTCTATGTAAATCGATTATGAGCTTTAAGTCTTTATACTTGCCTAGATAGGTATCAAGAGACTTTCCAGATTTTGCATAGGCATCAAGCTGCCTTTGCGCATTATATACAGTTTTATCATGGATCGTCGCGATACCATAATTATTTTCAAGGTCTTTAGCAATTGCTTCGCCTACAGAAACCATATTTTTATTTTCATCTAAATCATATATTCCGTAGGGACTATAGGTTTCTGTTGTATGAGTATGATATATAAGAACCTCTGGTTTTGAAGCGTTTAAGGTCTTTTTTAAAGATGGATCATGCACTTTAGCAACATTCACAGCAGGTGGAGTTGTACCGTTATCTGAATTATTGCTGGGGGTATCAGCCTTATTGATGCTTTTTTCTCCAAGCTTAAAGGGATTTATGGAGAAAGAAGGCCTTTCTTCTTTGCCTTCGGCTTGTACTTTTGTTGGAGTTAACAAGCTAACCTCTCTTCCGATTACAGAGAGAGGATTTGATACATCCAGGCCTAAAAATTCTAGAAACTTTTGTGATACAGAAAAA
The genomic region above belongs to Clostridium swellfunianum and contains:
- a CDS encoding stage II sporulation protein P; this encodes MFKNKFTKGKIYASLSLALILTLSTPAISRAEAAESASPEKSAFYVRLINYAMPIVKSVTVSEDDLAEYDFSVSQKFLEFLGLDVSNPLSVIGREVSLLTPTKVQAEGKEERPSFSINPFKLGEKSINKADTPSNNSDNGTTPPAVNVAKVHDPSLKKTLNASKPEVLIYHTHTTETYSPYGIYDLDENKNMVSVGEAIAKDLENNYGIATIHDKTVYNAQRQLDAYAKSGKSLDTYLGKYKDLKLIIDLHRDSVDNKAAMTAKMNNDSLAKFMFVIGIGNPNKDKNIAVSKKLSSISQSLFPGLIKPGNGADMGLYYHRKGTRFNQHKNGNIVLIEVGSQVNTLDEAKTTGIYLSRIIAEYINKK